Below is a genomic region from Bacillota bacterium.
ATACCCTCCCGCAGTTCAACCTGGTTGAAGAGGCCGGAGAACCCCGTCTCAATGAGGTCGAAGGCATAATTTCCCAGGCACCACTCAACGTAAGGGAAGATGGTAAGCTCCCTGGGAATCCCCGTGCTGTTGCCGATCTTAACCCGCCAAACCTCAAGGTTCGCCCCTAGGGGAACAAAGTACAGTATGTCACCCATGATGCCGCGCGTCTCGGAGACTATCCTTGTATAGCCTAGTCCGTGCCGGGCCTGCCAGTAGCTGGGGAGTCTCTGCACGGGCTGCCACGTAACGGACCAGTACTCACCGGTGACCCGGTCCCTTATGTACACGTACCTCCCGGGCCTGTCGCTCAGGACTGTCTCGGGGGGGTAAGCCCGGGTTATCCTGCTATACCCGGAACTGCCAAGAAAGGAATACCCTCCGCCGGTATGGGACACCAGCGCGCAGTACTTCCCATTGGTGATGCAGTTAATCCAAGGCCTTGGCGTGTCATAGCGATCGATGATGTACTCAAGCCCATCCTCAGAGAAACGCCCGTAACACAATAGCGGTCACCTACCTGAGCCTGATCTCGTTTACCACATTTCTTACCCCAGGAGCACCCCGGGCGATGACCTCCGCTTCCTTGACGCAGCCTTCCTCACCCACCGCGCCGGAAAGAAACACCGTGCCGTTGCGGGCAATCACCTTGATCGGATACGTGGCGAGGAATTGATCGGCTCCAAGCAGGCTTTGTACATGTTGTGCCAAGGCAACATCCTTCAGGTCATCCATGAGAAGGTTATCCTCCTTACGCGGCCACGTGATGGCGCTTCTTGGCGCACTCAAGTAAGGATAGATAGGCTATAAAAAAGGCTAGTACGGACTCGGCACCCATGTTAAGGTTAACACCCTCTGGGGTGATGCCGTCATGGCATCCTCCCGTCCTCTCATCGTAGAGGGCTTTCCCCGCAGAGTTCCTACCGAGAAACCACTGGAACGCCATGTGAGCCAGGCGGTAGTACCTTTCCTCCCCGGTGGCGTGATAGGCCTCCCCACATGCCAGCACCAGTGTTCCCATGTCCACGGGCTGCTCGTCGTACTCAGCCATGGTGTACCCCTTCTTATACCATCCCCTATTGCCCACTGTCTTGAAGTGGCGGCCACGCCAGGTCTGGCCCGTAAGGAACGCCAGCGTCTCTTGGCCACAACCCAGGTACCGGTCATCCTTGATCTCGCGGTAGGCCGCGAAGAGCGACGCTGGCAAGAGCCCATTATCGTAGGCAAGTATATCCTCATACCACTGCCACTGGGGCTGGGAGTACCATTCCTTCTGCGTAACCAGGGAATCAGCCAGCACCTTCATGATGCCCTTTATCATCGTTGCCTCCAACCCCTCCCCGCTACCCAGAGAGAGTAGGCGGAACCTGAGGCCCAGGATCGCCTGGGCCCTTGCCCTGGGGGCCTTTAGCCTCTCACACCAGGGGAGGGCTCCATTGAAGAGTCTCTCCCCATTGAGCCTGATGGCGGGGTTCTGGCTCATAGTAGCCCGCCCGCTGGCCCATAGGCACCGGCCAAGGCAGTCTTCAGAGCCCACGTCGTCAACAAAACGGCGGGAGTAGTCCATGAGGTTATGGAAACGGCCATCGGCCAGCTGGGAGTGCTTCAGGTAGGCCATGTAGACCTCAATCAAGGGGGTGACGCCCTGAATACCCGCCTCTTCCAGCGCCAAGGCGACCACGAGTGCCCGGGCATTGTCGTCCGTTGCATAGCCTGAGTCCCTGTCTGGCAGAGAGTAGGCAGCGTGCTGTATCATGCCCGTATCGTCGGTGAGCCGTACAAGGTGATCCGTTTTGGGCGCCGGGTACCTGTTCAGCTGCAAGTCACCTCACCTGATAGCTATTCATGCCTCCTGCCAGACACCGGTACATCCATGGTGGCGACACGCCGCGCGGTCCCACGCAAAGACGCCCTGAAGACATCCCGGTAACAACGGGCGACATTGGGCCACTGGATCCGGGCACGGTACGCCACCGCCCTGGCCTCCAGGTCTCTCTGGAGATCTGGTGACCTGAGAATTGCCCCAGTGGCGGCTGCCAGAGAACGGGCGTCAGTGAAGTTTGAGAAGAGGCCGCGCCCACCCTCCAGGACCTCCCTGGCATATATGAAGGGAGTGGAGACCACGGCGCGTCCCATGGCGAGGGCATAAGCCAGGGTTCCGCTGGATATCTGTTCTTCGTTAAGGTAGGGAGCGACATAGACATCTGTTGCCACCAGGTACCTCAGCAGGTCCTGCTGGGAGAGATACTCGTTTACGAAACGAACATTCCCTTCAACCCCTATCCTGTGCGCGACTTCCTGCAGGTGCTCCCTGTAGGACTCGCCGTACTTCCTCCTGACTACGGGATGGGTCTGCCCAACAACCAGGTAGATGATGTCGGGGAACTCCTTGAAAAGCCGGGAAACCGCCTCGATGACGTACTCTACGCCTTTGCCTGGATTGATGAGCCCTATGGTCGAAAGTACCTTACAGGGGCAGAGAGACAGCTCCTTACGGATGACCTCCCTGTCCAGCCCTTCCGCTGTGGGGACACCGTGGGGTATTGTCACCACCATGGAAGGGTCAATATCGTATAGTTCCTGCAGGAGTTCCTTTCCCGCCTTTACCATGACTACCACGGACTTGGAGAGCCCAGCGATGGCTCTTACGATGGTCTTGACGCGCCTGCTGGGCCTTCTCAGCACCGTGTGGAATGTGGTCACCACTGGCTTGTTTAGGGCCTCCAGGAGGGCGATGACATACTCGCCGTCGTCCCCACCGAATATGCCAAACTCGTGCTGGATGGATACCGCCTGGGCTGGGCACTGAGTGTTGATGCGATGGGCAGCCTCAGTATAGGAGGTAATGTCATCCTGGAGAATACGGGCGGTCACGCCCGGCCCAACCGTGTCCGTTATCTCCTCGACCAGGGAGACCACGGGGAACCCAATGGTCTCAAGCGGCCTGGGGCCGCTGGCGAGACCCTCCATGGCGTGCCTCAGGTCCTGAGTGAACGTGGCTATGCCGCACCTTCGTGGCGGGTAGGTGCTGACAAAGACTACCGGGGGACAGTCAAATGGGCCCGAGACACGGAGGTTCAAGACGGGTTCACCTCCAGATGATAGCCTGATGTCTAAGGGAAGAAAACCATGACAGGATTATGATGCCCAGGACCGCACCTTATGATTCTTCCCCACGAAAAGGCTAATAATGCCAAGAAGATGCCAGCGTAAAACCTTGAGGTGTTTAGTAGAGGGCAAGAAGCC
It encodes:
- a CDS encoding BON domain-containing protein, producing MDDLKDVALAQHVQSLLGADQFLATYPIKVIARNGTVFLSGAVGEEGCVKEAEVIARGAPGVRNVVNEIRLR
- a CDS encoding glycosyltransferase, yielding MQLNRYPAPKTDHLVRLTDDTGMIQHAAYSLPDRDSGYATDDNARALVVALALEEAGIQGVTPLIEVYMAYLKHSQLADGRFHNLMDYSRRFVDDVGSEDCLGRCLWASGRATMSQNPAIRLNGERLFNGALPWCERLKAPRARAQAILGLRFRLLSLGSGEGLEATMIKGIMKVLADSLVTQKEWYSQPQWQWYEDILAYDNGLLPASLFAAYREIKDDRYLGCGQETLAFLTGQTWRGRHFKTVGNRGWYKKGYTMAEYDEQPVDMGTLVLACGEAYHATGEERYYRLAHMAFQWFLGRNSAGKALYDERTGGCHDGITPEGVNLNMGAESVLAFFIAYLSLLECAKKRHHVAA
- a CDS encoding glycosyltransferase family 4 protein; this translates as MNLRVSGPFDCPPVVFVSTYPPRRCGIATFTQDLRHAMEGLASGPRPLETIGFPVVSLVEEITDTVGPGVTARILQDDITSYTEAAHRINTQCPAQAVSIQHEFGIFGGDDGEYVIALLEALNKPVVTTFHTVLRRPSRRVKTIVRAIAGLSKSVVVMVKAGKELLQELYDIDPSMVVTIPHGVPTAEGLDREVIRKELSLCPCKVLSTIGLINPGKGVEYVIEAVSRLFKEFPDIIYLVVGQTHPVVRRKYGESYREHLQEVAHRIGVEGNVRFVNEYLSQQDLLRYLVATDVYVAPYLNEEQISSGTLAYALAMGRAVVSTPFIYAREVLEGGRGLFSNFTDARSLAAATGAILRSPDLQRDLEARAVAYRARIQWPNVARCYRDVFRASLRGTARRVATMDVPVSGRRHE